The following proteins are encoded in a genomic region of Leptospirales bacterium:
- a CDS encoding MarR family transcriptional regulator, translating to MDSRSELLGSIFRDIRRLFHQLALSGEALHGIAAVTMAQRALLEDLAGGARKTIAELAAGRAVSRQQIQKNLQELEAAGLVVFHENPEHKRAFLSELTVKGERLFSSMQRKEAEFLADFAARFGRADLQVVARTLIELRSALNAYLESGVLSS from the coding sequence ATGGATTCTCGATCTGAATTGCTGGGCTCCATTTTCAGGGATATTCGACGCCTCTTCCATCAGCTGGCGTTGAGCGGCGAGGCCTTGCACGGAATCGCCGCAGTCACCATGGCGCAGCGCGCCTTGCTGGAGGATCTGGCGGGAGGCGCAAGAAAGACCATTGCGGAACTGGCCGCTGGTCGGGCTGTATCTCGCCAGCAGATTCAGAAAAATCTTCAGGAGCTGGAGGCGGCGGGTCTGGTGGTCTTTCATGAGAATCCGGAACACAAGCGGGCTTTCTTGAGCGAGCTCACGGTTAAGGGCGAGCGCCTGTTTTCCAGCATGCAGCGAAAGGAAGCCGAGTTTCTGGCGGACTTTGCAGCACGTTTTGGGCGCGCGGATTTGCAGGTTGTCGCTCGCACTCTGATTGAACTGCGTAGCGCCCTGAACGCCTATCTTGAATCTGGCGTACTTTCGAGCTGA
- a CDS encoding MFS transporter, translating into MFAAISRPILILSLVSFFTDVASEMLYPVMPLYLGAVGYSVLFIGVLEGFAEAIAGISKGYFGAVSDAVGRRTPFVRLGYALSAISKPMLALSAAAGWIFLARSTDRIGKGLRTAARDALLSDYSSPETRATVFGFHRSLDTAGAVLGPLLALLLLQRLAGQYRLLFLIAFVPGLAAVALTLFIGERRAPSRKRPGLADFLRYLRQAPTAYRRLLTGLLLFAAFNSSDALLLLFMKTRGLSDTETLWAYIGYNVIFSLAAFPAGLAADRFGFRGVFCFGLVLFACCYGAMPLAFELWHFAALMLVYGIYAASTEGLAKAWISRLVPATESATAIGSANALQSLLAIAASATAAAIWRFFGAEWSLLWSAAGALAAMLYLLFLAPSLQTAEELRHSG; encoded by the coding sequence ATGTTTGCAGCCATTTCCCGTCCCATCTTGATTCTTTCGCTGGTCAGTTTCTTTACCGATGTAGCCAGCGAGATGCTCTATCCTGTCATGCCGCTTTACCTGGGAGCGGTTGGCTACAGCGTACTGTTCATTGGCGTTCTGGAGGGTTTTGCCGAAGCAATTGCTGGAATTTCGAAGGGATATTTTGGCGCCGTGTCGGATGCAGTCGGTCGCCGTACGCCCTTTGTACGCCTTGGCTACGCCTTGAGTGCAATCTCCAAGCCAATGCTGGCGTTGTCGGCAGCGGCAGGCTGGATTTTTCTGGCGCGTTCGACGGATCGCATTGGCAAGGGTCTGCGCACGGCGGCGCGCGACGCACTGCTCAGCGACTACTCTTCGCCCGAGACGCGCGCCACAGTTTTTGGTTTTCATCGCTCGCTGGATACAGCGGGCGCCGTGCTCGGGCCGCTGCTGGCGCTGCTCTTGTTGCAGCGCCTCGCCGGACAGTATCGTTTGCTCTTTTTGATCGCTTTTGTTCCCGGCCTGGCTGCCGTGGCGCTGACCCTGTTCATTGGCGAGCGACGCGCGCCGTCCCGGAAGCGTCCGGGCCTGGCGGACTTCCTGCGCTATCTGCGACAGGCGCCGACCGCCTATCGTCGTCTGCTGACTGGATTGCTGCTCTTTGCGGCCTTCAACAGCTCCGATGCGCTGCTGCTGCTGTTTATGAAAACGCGCGGACTGAGCGACACAGAAACGCTCTGGGCTTACATCGGCTACAATGTGATTTTCTCCCTTGCGGCATTTCCGGCAGGGCTGGCGGCTGATCGCTTTGGTTTTCGCGGCGTTTTTTGTTTTGGCCTTGTTCTTTTTGCCTGCTGTTATGGGGCCATGCCGCTGGCCTTTGAGCTCTGGCATTTTGCGGCGCTGATGCTGGTCTATGGCATTTACGCCGCCTCCACCGAGGGCCTGGCCAAGGCCTGGATCAGTCGATTGGTTCCGGCCACGGAAAGCGCCACGGCCATCGGCAGCGCCAATGCCCTGCAGAGTTTGCTGGCAATTGCGGCCAGCGCCACGGCGGCGGCGATCTGGCGCTTCTTTGGCGCCGAATGGAGTCTGCTCTGGAGCGCCGCGGGGGCCCTGGCGGCGATGCTCTATCTGCTTTTTCTGGCGCCTTCGCTGCAAACGGCGGAAGAACTGCGGCATTCTGGCTAG
- a CDS encoding aldo/keto reductase, producing the protein MELRSLGTSGAKVSALGLGCMGMTDFYGQRDDVESLATIDRALELGVTLFDTADMYGPHTNEELLGRAMKGRRERFFLATKFGIVRKSSNPMDRGLDSSPAYVRACCDASLKRLGTDHIDLYYQHRVDPKTPIEDTIGAMAELVQAGKVRWIGLSEASAATIERAACIHPIAAVQTEFSLWTRDPLESGVLAACRKVGAALVAYSPLGRGFLTGAIRSPEDFAAEDYRRHSPRFQGENFAKNLKLVDIVRELASKRGCTAAQLALAWTLAQGADVIPIPGAKRRNHLEENAAALQFSLSAADLKQINEAFPLQAVAGLRYPEHLMHTVNA; encoded by the coding sequence ATGGAACTGAGATCACTGGGAACAAGCGGCGCAAAGGTCTCGGCCCTTGGCCTTGGCTGCATGGGCATGACCGACTTCTATGGCCAGCGCGACGACGTCGAATCGCTGGCGACAATCGATCGCGCCCTGGAACTGGGCGTCACCCTCTTCGATACCGCCGACATGTACGGCCCTCATACCAACGAAGAGCTGCTGGGGCGTGCGATGAAGGGGCGGCGCGAGCGCTTCTTTCTGGCTACCAAGTTTGGCATCGTGCGCAAGTCATCGAATCCGATGGACCGCGGCCTGGACAGCAGTCCGGCTTATGTGCGCGCCTGCTGTGATGCAAGCTTAAAGCGTCTGGGGACCGACCATATCGATCTCTACTACCAGCACCGCGTCGACCCGAAGACGCCCATTGAGGATACGATCGGCGCCATGGCCGAGCTGGTTCAGGCTGGAAAGGTGCGCTGGATTGGACTCAGCGAAGCCTCAGCAGCGACTATCGAACGCGCGGCGTGTATCCATCCCATTGCCGCGGTCCAGACCGAATTTTCGCTCTGGACGCGCGATCCTCTGGAAAGCGGCGTACTGGCAGCCTGTCGTAAGGTTGGCGCGGCGCTGGTTGCCTACAGCCCGCTGGGACGCGGCTTTCTGACCGGCGCCATCCGTTCGCCCGAGGATTTTGCGGCCGAAGATTATCGCCGGCACTCGCCCCGATTCCAGGGCGAGAACTTTGCGAAAAACCTCAAGCTGGTCGATATCGTGCGCGAGCTGGCCAGCAAGCGCGGATGTACTGCGGCGCAATTGGCCCTCGCCTGGACCCTGGCGCAGGGCGCCGATGTCATTCCCATCCCCGGGGCCAAGCGCCGCAATCACCTGGAAGAAAACGCGGCGGCGCTGCAATTCTCATTGAGCGCCGCCGATCTCAAGCAGATCAATGAGGCCTTTCCGCTACAGGCCGTTGCCGGCCTGCGTTATCCGGAACATCTGATGCATACTGTCAATGCTTGA
- a CDS encoding DUF853 domain-containing protein, with protein sequence MAKRKGGDFAALIQNSYQWQGSSIALGAAMLDGAAIEGACVSLPLKTLNRHGLIAGATGTGKTKTLQHIVGELSRNGVPGLVMDIKGDLSGIAAAGEASEVALKRAAAMGSSYKAEAFPVEFLSLSDETGARLRATVSEFGPLLMARLLDLNETQTGVLAAIFKFCDDKGLLLLDLKDLKKTLDFASGEGKAQFAGDYGQVSTSSASTILRKIVALEQQGAEIFFGEPSFDVQDLLRKDGKGRGIVSVVRLVDLQNKPDLFSTFMLQVLAEVYSSFPEVGDLEKPKLAIFIDEAHLVFESASKALLEQLEMIVRLIRSKGVAVVFCTQSPTDVPPSILAQLGFKVQHALRAFTARDRKAIKAASENFPETEYYQVDRLLNELGVGEALVTALSEKGKPTPLAQVYLAAPASRMGPLTPAELQTFAAASPLVKKYAAAADRESAYELLSKKAQEFGKTDAREKPASRGGRKVEEKSTLERVASSPIVREVGRTVARELTRGVLGVFGLGKRRR encoded by the coding sequence ATGGCAAAACGCAAAGGCGGCGACTTTGCCGCTCTCATCCAGAACTCCTATCAATGGCAGGGTTCCAGCATCGCCCTGGGCGCGGCCATGCTTGATGGCGCCGCAATCGAAGGCGCATGCGTTTCGCTGCCCTTGAAAACACTCAACCGACATGGCCTGATTGCGGGCGCCACCGGAACTGGCAAGACCAAGACCCTGCAGCACATCGTAGGCGAACTTTCGCGCAACGGAGTGCCAGGCCTGGTGATGGATATCAAGGGCGATCTTTCCGGCATAGCCGCCGCCGGCGAGGCCAGCGAAGTCGCTTTGAAACGTGCGGCGGCTATGGGCTCCAGCTACAAGGCCGAGGCCTTCCCTGTTGAATTTCTAAGTCTGAGCGACGAAACTGGCGCGCGACTGCGCGCTACGGTCAGCGAATTTGGTCCGCTGCTGATGGCCCGCTTGCTGGATCTCAACGAGACGCAAACCGGAGTGCTGGCAGCGATTTTCAAGTTTTGCGACGACAAAGGCTTGTTGTTGCTTGATCTCAAAGATCTGAAAAAGACCCTGGATTTTGCCTCTGGCGAAGGCAAAGCACAGTTTGCTGGCGATTACGGGCAGGTCAGCACGTCCTCGGCTTCCACCATATTGCGAAAGATCGTCGCCCTGGAACAGCAGGGTGCAGAAATCTTCTTTGGCGAGCCAAGCTTCGACGTGCAGGACTTACTGCGCAAGGATGGCAAGGGACGAGGCATCGTTTCTGTGGTGCGCCTTGTCGACCTCCAGAACAAGCCGGATCTGTTCAGCACTTTCATGCTGCAGGTTCTGGCGGAAGTATACTCCTCCTTTCCAGAAGTCGGCGATCTGGAAAAGCCAAAGCTGGCCATCTTCATCGACGAAGCTCACCTTGTCTTTGAGTCTGCATCCAAAGCTTTGCTTGAACAACTGGAGATGATAGTCCGGCTGATTCGCTCCAAGGGCGTGGCCGTAGTTTTTTGTACGCAGAGCCCGACGGACGTGCCGCCTTCGATACTGGCGCAGCTGGGATTTAAGGTGCAGCATGCGCTGCGCGCCTTCACCGCACGCGATCGCAAGGCAATCAAGGCTGCATCCGAGAACTTTCCGGAAACAGAATACTACCAGGTCGATCGTCTGCTCAATGAGCTTGGCGTGGGCGAGGCCCTGGTAACTGCGCTCAGCGAAAAGGGCAAGCCTACGCCTCTGGCCCAGGTTTACCTGGCCGCGCCGGCTTCGCGTATGGGTCCGCTGACTCCCGCTGAGCTGCAGACTTTCGCTGCCGCTTCGCCGCTGGTCAAGAAATACGCCGCTGCGGCCGATCGCGAAAGCGCCTACGAACTCTTGAGCAAGAAGGCCCAGGAATTTGGCAAGACGGATGCCAGAGAAAAGCCCGCATCGCGCGGCGGGCGCAAAGTCGAGGAAAAGTCGACGCTGGAACGCGTGGCCAGCAGTCCCATTGTGCGCGAGGTGGGACGAACCGTCGCGCGTGAATTGACTCGCGGCGTGCTTGGCGTATTTGGACTGGGCAAGCGAAGGCGCTGA
- a CDS encoding alpha/beta fold hydrolase, whose amino-acid sequence MKISVRRAGLALLLAAGLSCSSTPDAAEDAMPATIESAFQIIELPTARLAYASFGEGPPIVLLHAAGHDRHDYDAIIPELARKHRVLALDWPGWGDSPALTAPEESSAMLYARLLAEFVAALDLPPAIFIGNSVGGYAAVRLALDHPPRVRALALVNSGGFSDTGLFARNFVRLRGREWFNSATWNLFPGYYTTSRNAQSLAMLSRLRDSETESRVAALAAIWRSFNEAEHDLRQRATAVHTPTLLLWGERDPVIGIDAAEAAAAAIPGARLELLPTGHVVFVEAPQLFLDRLRPFLDSLP is encoded by the coding sequence ATGAAAATTTCAGTTCGCCGGGCGGGTCTGGCGCTGCTGCTGGCTGCAGGCCTGAGCTGTTCCTCGACGCCCGATGCGGCGGAGGACGCTATGCCTGCTACCATTGAGAGCGCTTTTCAGATTATTGAACTGCCCACAGCGCGTCTGGCCTACGCCAGTTTCGGCGAGGGTCCGCCCATCGTCTTGCTGCACGCCGCCGGCCACGATCGACACGACTATGATGCCATCATCCCCGAGCTGGCGCGCAAGCATCGCGTGCTGGCGCTCGATTGGCCAGGCTGGGGCGATTCTCCGGCCCTGACCGCGCCCGAAGAGAGCAGCGCCATGCTTTATGCACGACTGCTGGCCGAGTTTGTCGCAGCGCTCGATCTGCCGCCAGCGATCTTCATCGGCAATTCGGTGGGCGGCTATGCAGCTGTGCGCCTGGCGCTGGATCATCCGCCGCGAGTACGCGCGCTGGCGTTGGTCAACAGCGGCGGCTTCTCGGATACCGGCTTGTTTGCTCGCAATTTCGTGCGATTGCGTGGTCGGGAATGGTTCAACAGCGCTACATGGAATCTATTTCCCGGCTACTACACCACAAGCCGCAATGCTCAGAGCCTTGCCATGCTGTCGCGTCTGCGCGATTCCGAGACGGAGTCGCGTGTTGCGGCGCTTGCTGCTATCTGGCGCAGCTTCAATGAGGCTGAACACGATCTACGCCAACGAGCGACGGCCGTGCATACGCCGACTCTGCTCTTGTGGGGCGAACGAGATCCAGTCATTGGCATTGATGCCGCAGAGGCGGCGGCCGCTGCCATCCCTGGCGCGCGCCTCGAATTATTGCCCACCGGTCACGTCGTCTTTGTAGAAGCGCCGCAACTTTTCCTGGACCGACTTCGTCCCTTTCTCGATTCTTTGCCATGA
- a CDS encoding metallophosphoesterase: MMRLAVIGDIHKSWDAEDTDFFNSADYAAILIVGDLPGRTNSGWSRVVQLLSRLRRPAFLIPGNHDGVSVMQKLAELKQDQDWIQSSSTGQRARCAEMERDIAPVQLCGYSIHTIVAGEEALDLVAARPHSMGGPTLAYAPYLAQQFGVHSIEESAQRIVELLEQCRRDALILAHNGPSGLGDRAEDIWGCDFRPEQGDFGDPDLELAIQRRPSGLRLLGVAAGHMHLGLRGKRGLRTSAVFKEGLCYLNAARVPRIYRDEAGRICRHHLHLEIDNGQLHAFEARVCGGVMELAALKANAAK, encoded by the coding sequence ATGATGCGACTGGCGGTGATTGGCGACATACACAAGTCGTGGGATGCCGAGGACACCGATTTTTTTAACAGCGCGGACTACGCGGCGATCCTGATTGTCGGCGACTTGCCTGGCCGAACCAACAGCGGCTGGTCGCGCGTGGTGCAACTGCTGTCGCGCCTGCGCCGGCCGGCCTTTCTGATTCCCGGCAATCACGATGGCGTTTCGGTGATGCAGAAGCTGGCTGAACTCAAGCAGGATCAAGATTGGATTCAATCCAGCTCAACCGGGCAACGGGCGCGCTGTGCAGAGATGGAGCGCGACATTGCGCCGGTGCAGCTTTGCGGCTACAGCATTCATACGATCGTCGCCGGCGAAGAAGCTCTGGATCTGGTGGCGGCGCGCCCGCACAGCATGGGCGGTCCGACGCTTGCTTACGCTCCCTATCTGGCTCAGCAATTTGGCGTTCACAGCATCGAGGAGTCCGCGCAACGAATCGTAGAGCTATTGGAACAGTGTCGACGCGACGCCTTGATTCTTGCCCACAATGGCCCAAGCGGTCTTGGCGACCGGGCCGAGGATATCTGGGGCTGTGATTTTCGCCCCGAGCAGGGAGACTTTGGCGATCCGGATCTGGAGCTTGCGATCCAGCGCCGTCCGTCTGGCCTGCGTCTGCTGGGGGTTGCTGCAGGGCACATGCATCTTGGCCTGCGCGGCAAGCGCGGTCTGCGCACCAGCGCCGTCTTCAAGGAGGGCCTCTGCTACCTCAATGCGGCTCGTGTGCCGCGCATCTACCGCGACGAAGCGGGACGGATCTGCCGCCATCATCTACATCTTGAAATCGACAACGGCCAGTTGCATGCTTTTGAGGCTCGCGTTTGCGGCGGAGTGATGGAACTTGCCGCTCTGAAGGCGAATGCCGCTAAGTGA
- a CDS encoding class I SAM-dependent methyltransferase — MNIASNLIRSLRRQFYRPSGVGGRLANWIMASRSSNRERNLWAVQLLDLQDGLNILEIGPGPGLAAREILGRCRPASFELLDHSQLVIDCLRRELTALTSADQLSFRMEDIEQATLLPQSLDRIYSSNVAQFWENPEAVAKKLRRALRPGGKIVTNYLARHRGATSGNSEVFAKAFAAIGRAAGFEHVQVHTLPLRPIPCAAIVFE, encoded by the coding sequence ATGAACATTGCAAGTAACTTGATACGCTCGCTGCGCCGCCAGTTCTACCGTCCGAGCGGCGTTGGCGGACGCCTCGCCAACTGGATCATGGCCAGTCGGTCCTCCAATCGGGAACGCAATCTCTGGGCAGTTCAATTGCTGGATTTGCAGGATGGCCTGAACATTCTGGAGATAGGTCCAGGTCCAGGATTGGCCGCGCGCGAGATCCTCGGCCGCTGCCGCCCGGCAAGCTTCGAGCTTCTCGATCATTCGCAACTGGTTATCGATTGCCTTCGCAGAGAGCTCACGGCGCTGACAAGCGCTGACCAATTGAGTTTTCGTATGGAAGACATCGAGCAAGCGACTCTCCTGCCGCAAAGTCTGGACCGGATCTACAGTTCCAATGTTGCACAATTCTGGGAAAATCCGGAGGCGGTGGCGAAGAAGCTGCGCCGCGCGTTGCGTCCCGGCGGTAAAATTGTAACGAACTATCTCGCCCGCCATCGCGGGGCGACTTCCGGAAACTCGGAGGTCTTTGCCAAGGCGTTTGCCGCGATCGGCCGGGCCGCGGGATTTGAGCATGTGCAGGTCCATACTCTGCCGCTTCGGCCCATTCCCTGCGCTGCAATTGTCTTTGAGTAG
- a CDS encoding DNA polymerase, giving the protein MSEPEIEGCLFDVYNFEDEIHVWIRLADGRMLRLRDAYQPVIYAAGPSQLLSRLCARLYELQALAREPRMVKRRHFYQNRMIPALEMVISRPSVMRKIKQKLYAFYRRMDIYHADIETPTSYMYAHDIYPLCPVRVVLDPARPERLLSIRPANESEEVDYRSPPLRTMHLQLEHSHRLPISLHNAIVAEYRGQTCTLSYTNMSDTVRALHEFLTKNDPDVILSAYGDPAILPALFQCAQQQQLELALDRDPIPNQRRILRQGSSYNTYGSWIYMAPSYPLFGRWHIDRANSFVYKESELHGVLELARLSRLPVQRLARSSTGAALTAIEMHVALKLNYLAPWQKSAAEDEKSALDLLTADKGALVYVPDTREAQVYENTAQLDFSQMYPSIMAIHNISPETVNCRCCRNDPQAPRVPEVGYVICRRRRGVVSISLERVLARRKFYKSKVKELKAKRDLLRGAGAASTVSAAQAQPSPADVELQRLQEELELYESRQSSLKWMLVTSFGYLGYRNAKFGRIESHESVTAFGREKLLTAKEIAEDRGYRLLHAITDCIFIDQQGAPLDEQKLQELCTEIGQACGIEMGMDGVYSWVVFAPSRVDPDLPVVNRYFGRFQNGELKFRGIFARRKDTPAFIREGQLRMLQCMSEADSIAALRAMAPQLRAIYRELDEQLRQRKVPWQTLLLRRTISQDLDSYTVNNGSRQTLAELRNLGVETQPGEKVRFLALSVGRGAGRYLSEERAQLMQDAEIRYDQRFYRKMLWESYREIFEYFAPAEEFQAPPDDQLRLFAAQLESTPDSR; this is encoded by the coding sequence ATGAGCGAACCTGAGATCGAGGGCTGTCTCTTCGATGTCTACAACTTCGAAGACGAGATCCACGTCTGGATTCGCCTTGCCGACGGTCGTATGCTGCGACTGCGCGACGCATACCAGCCGGTGATTTATGCCGCCGGACCGTCGCAACTGCTGAGCAGACTCTGCGCCAGACTCTACGAACTGCAGGCCCTGGCGCGCGAGCCGCGTATGGTTAAGCGCCGCCACTTCTATCAGAACCGCATGATTCCGGCTCTGGAAATGGTCATCTCCCGCCCCTCGGTGATGCGCAAGATCAAGCAAAAGCTCTACGCCTTCTACCGCCGCATGGATATTTACCATGCCGATATCGAAACGCCTACCAGCTATATGTATGCACACGATATCTATCCGCTCTGTCCGGTACGTGTCGTCCTCGACCCTGCCCGACCCGAGCGCTTGCTGAGCATCCGCCCGGCCAACGAATCGGAAGAGGTCGACTACCGTTCGCCCCCGCTGCGCACCATGCATCTACAGTTGGAACACAGCCATCGCTTGCCCATCTCTCTGCACAATGCCATCGTCGCCGAATACCGCGGTCAGACTTGCACCCTGAGCTACACAAACATGAGCGACACCGTGCGCGCCTTGCACGAGTTTCTCACAAAAAACGATCCCGATGTGATCCTCAGCGCCTATGGCGACCCGGCAATCTTGCCGGCGCTGTTTCAGTGCGCTCAGCAGCAGCAGCTGGAACTGGCTCTGGATCGCGATCCCATTCCCAACCAGCGCCGTATTCTGCGTCAGGGTTCCAGCTACAACACCTACGGCAGCTGGATCTACATGGCGCCTTCTTATCCGCTCTTTGGACGCTGGCACATTGACCGCGCCAACTCCTTCGTCTATAAGGAGTCCGAACTGCACGGGGTTCTGGAGTTGGCGCGACTCAGCCGACTGCCGGTGCAACGCCTGGCGCGTTCCTCTACCGGTGCAGCGCTAACCGCCATCGAGATGCATGTCGCTTTAAAGTTAAACTATCTTGCGCCCTGGCAAAAAAGCGCCGCCGAAGACGAGAAGTCGGCGCTTGATTTGCTTACCGCCGATAAGGGCGCGCTGGTATACGTTCCTGACACGCGCGAGGCGCAGGTCTACGAAAATACGGCGCAACTGGACTTCAGCCAGATGTATCCCAGCATCATGGCGATCCACAATATCAGTCCGGAAACCGTCAATTGCCGCTGCTGCCGCAACGATCCACAGGCCCCGCGCGTTCCGGAAGTCGGCTATGTCATCTGTCGGAGGCGGCGCGGCGTCGTCTCCATTTCCCTGGAACGCGTACTGGCGCGCAGAAAATTCTATAAATCTAAAGTAAAGGAACTGAAGGCCAAACGCGATCTGTTACGCGGCGCCGGCGCGGCCTCTACTGTATCCGCAGCACAGGCCCAGCCATCGCCGGCTGACGTCGAGCTGCAGCGCTTGCAGGAGGAGCTGGAACTTTACGAGAGCCGCCAGAGCAGTCTGAAGTGGATGCTGGTTACCTCCTTTGGCTATCTGGGCTATCGCAATGCCAAATTTGGCCGCATCGAAAGCCACGAGAGCGTCACCGCCTTTGGGCGCGAGAAACTGCTGACGGCCAAAGAGATCGCAGAAGATCGCGGATACCGTTTGCTGCATGCCATCACCGACTGCATATTCATCGATCAACAGGGCGCGCCGCTGGATGAGCAAAAGCTGCAGGAGCTCTGTACGGAGATCGGCCAGGCCTGCGGCATCGAAATGGGCATGGACGGCGTTTACAGTTGGGTGGTCTTCGCTCCTTCGCGAGTCGATCCGGACCTGCCGGTGGTCAATCGCTACTTTGGTCGTTTTCAGAATGGCGAGTTGAAGTTTCGCGGCATCTTCGCACGGCGCAAGGATACGCCGGCCTTCATTCGCGAGGGCCAGTTGCGGATGCTGCAGTGTATGAGCGAGGCTGACAGTATCGCCGCCCTGCGCGCCATGGCCCCGCAGTTGCGCGCCATCTACCGCGAACTGGACGAACAGTTGCGCCAGCGTAAGGTTCCGTGGCAGACTTTGCTGCTGCGTCGCACCATTTCACAGGACCTGGACAGTTATACAGTCAACAATGGATCGCGACAGACCCTTGCCGAGCTGCGCAATCTGGGCGTGGAGACGCAGCCGGGCGAAAAGGTGCGTTTCCTGGCGCTGAGCGTTGGCCGCGGAGCGGGGCGCTACCTCTCGGAGGAACGTGCGCAACTGATGCAGGACGCCGAAATTCGGTATGACCAGCGCTTCTACAGAAAAATGTTGTGGGAGTCCTATCGCGAGATTTTCGAATACTTTGCGCCTGCAGAGGAATTTCAAGCGCCGCCCGATGACCAGCTGCGACTGTTCGCTGCTCAGCTCGAAAGTACGCCAGATTCAAGATAG
- a CDS encoding MATE family efflux transporter has protein sequence MSSRITHASIFKEAWPIILASASTPLLGFVDVAVIGRTGDAVALGAIALGALLFAFLFWGFGFLRMGVTGFVAQAHGAGRHAELRAAVFRALLLALFFGIVLLAMQLAIGAIAFRLFHASSGVEAVALRYFQMRIWSAPAALGGFVVMGVFIALGRSALVLLVQLSLNVINALLDIYFAGLLQQGAAGVALGTAIAEWTAFLLGLVLLWRLLKRIDAAPFWPLDWKAILEKRALLRTLSANGDIMLRTLALIGGFAWFADRSAAAGDAVLAANHLLLQFLGFSAFFLDGFAYVAEAHVGAAIGAGDRLRFQLAVQRSSELAAASAALLAAGIFFGGDSIIAWLSANGEIRRVAGASLPLAALYVLLAFAAFQLDGIFIGSSRTRQMRNASLASVSLFILLSLWSLPHYGNRGLWAAFIGYVLLRAATLLFYYPAVWRLLQSPAGRER, from the coding sequence ATGTCGTCGCGCATCACGCACGCCAGCATATTCAAAGAAGCCTGGCCGATCATTCTGGCCAGCGCCTCGACGCCGCTCCTGGGATTTGTGGACGTTGCCGTCATAGGACGTACGGGGGACGCCGTCGCGCTGGGGGCCATCGCTCTGGGCGCGCTGCTGTTTGCCTTTCTCTTCTGGGGATTTGGCTTCTTGCGCATGGGCGTCACCGGATTTGTTGCCCAGGCCCATGGCGCCGGACGCCACGCAGAACTGCGCGCTGCCGTTTTCAGGGCGCTGCTGTTGGCCCTGTTTTTTGGCATCGTCCTGCTGGCGATGCAACTTGCGATTGGCGCGATTGCTTTTCGTCTCTTTCACGCCTCCAGCGGCGTGGAGGCAGTGGCGCTGCGCTACTTCCAGATGCGCATCTGGAGCGCGCCGGCTGCGCTTGGCGGCTTTGTGGTAATGGGCGTCTTCATCGCACTGGGTCGTAGCGCGCTGGTGTTGCTGGTGCAGCTTTCGCTCAATGTGATCAACGCCCTTCTGGATATCTACTTTGCCGGCCTACTGCAGCAAGGCGCCGCCGGTGTAGCGCTGGGTACGGCGATTGCCGAGTGGACTGCTTTTCTGCTTGGGCTTGTCCTGCTCTGGCGCCTTTTAAAACGCATCGACGCGGCCCCTTTCTGGCCCCTGGACTGGAAGGCGATTCTGGAAAAGCGCGCTCTGTTGCGCACGCTCAGCGCCAACGGCGATATCATGCTGCGCACACTGGCCTTGATTGGCGGCTTTGCCTGGTTCGCCGATCGCAGCGCCGCCGCCGGCGATGCTGTGCTGGCGGCCAATCATCTGCTATTGCAATTTCTGGGCTTCAGCGCCTTCTTTCTGGACGGCTTTGCCTATGTGGCCGAGGCCCACGTCGGCGCCGCCATCGGCGCGGGCGACCGCCTTCGATTTCAACTGGCAGTACAGCGCAGTTCAGAGCTGGCAGCGGCCAGTGCAGCCTTGCTGGCAGCGGGGATCTTCTTTGGGGGCGATTCGATCATCGCCTGGCTGAGCGCCAATGGCGAGATACGGCGCGTTGCCGGCGCTTCGCTGCCGCTGGCCGCGCTCTACGTCTTGCTGGCATTTGCGGCCTTCCAGCTGGATGGCATCTTCATCGGCTCCTCGCGGACCAGGCAGATGCGCAACGCATCGCTGGCTTCGGTTAGCCTGTTCATTCTGCTGAGCCTGTGGTCCCTGCCACACTATGGCAATCGCGGCCTGTGGGCGGCCTTCATCGGCTACGTCCTTTTGCGAGCTGCGACGCTGCTATTCTACTACCCGGCCGTCTGGCGCCTTTTGCAGTCGCCCGCCGGTCGCGAGCGCTAG